In the Ruminococcus sp. OA3 genome, one interval contains:
- the folK gene encoding 2-amino-4-hydroxy-6-hydroxymethyldihydropteridine diphosphokinase: MDKIHINNLEIFAKHGVFPEENVLGQKFVISAVLYTDTRKAGMTDLLEESINYGEVSHFIKQFVERYTFQLLETVAERLAREMLLKIKHLQAVRLEIQKPWAPVGLPLDTVSVEIFRKWHSAYIALGSNMGDKERYLSAGVEGLQNTEGCIVERVSDFITTAPYGGVEQDDFLNGAMKIRTLLTPEELLDRLHEIEQEANRERVVRWGPRTLDLDILLYDDLILDTEELHIPHVEMHKRDFVLRPLCQIAPYVCHPVRGLTAIQLLDIIEQN; encoded by the coding sequence ATGGATAAAATACACATTAATAATTTAGAAATTTTTGCAAAACACGGGGTATTTCCCGAGGAAAATGTGCTGGGTCAGAAGTTTGTCATCTCAGCTGTTTTATATACGGATACCAGAAAAGCAGGAATGACGGATCTTCTGGAGGAATCCATTAACTACGGAGAGGTCAGTCATTTTATCAAGCAGTTTGTGGAGCGTTATACGTTTCAGCTGCTGGAGACCGTGGCGGAACGCCTTGCCCGGGAGATGCTGCTGAAAATCAAACATCTGCAGGCGGTACGGCTGGAAATTCAGAAGCCCTGGGCGCCGGTTGGACTGCCACTTGATACAGTATCGGTAGAAATTTTCCGAAAATGGCACAGCGCCTATATTGCACTTGGCTCCAATATGGGCGATAAAGAGAGATATCTCAGCGCAGGAGTAGAAGGGCTTCAGAACACAGAAGGGTGTATTGTGGAGAGAGTTTCTGATTTTATAACCACTGCACCGTACGGCGGGGTAGAACAGGATGATTTTTTAAACGGAGCAATGAAGATCCGTACCCTCCTGACACCGGAGGAACTGCTGGATCGTCTGCACGAGATTGAACAGGAGGCCAACAGGGAACGTGTCGTGCGTTGGGGACCGAGGACACTTGACCTCGATATTCTGCTCTATGACGATCTGATACTCGATACAGAGGAATTGCATATACCACATGTTGAAATGCATAAACGTGATTTCGTATTAAGGCCACTGTGCCAGATCGCACCGTATGTGTGTCACCCTGTACGCGGGCTTACGGCTATACAGCTGCTTGATATAATTGAACAGAACTGA
- a CDS encoding exonuclease SbcCD subunit D, producing the protein MRFFHLSDLHIGKQLHHYNLQKDQTQILHQIAEYARAEQPDAIVVAGDIYDKAAPSGEAVAIFDQFLTELSRIRPQIPVLIISGNHDSPRRLQYASSILQDNQIYIAAVPPATPQDRLTKVTLEDAYGEVCFYLLPFVKPGYVRQALEGERADSYDEAVRKLIRREEIDFDKRNVLVSHQFYTAGSHAPELSDSETVHVGGMDNVDIQAITGFDYAALGHIHGAQKVKEPWVRYCGTLLKYSVSEWKQEKALLEVTLNRKGEEPEFRTLPLSPLHDVTRRKGTLAELLEEERCEDYVSVTLTDEGELYQPRELLERVFPRILEVKAENSRTRSLLDEVAGVRWEQDPGAAFAGFFRQMQGREMTEEENRIMRSILDRAKEEVV; encoded by the coding sequence ATGAGATTTTTTCATCTGTCAGACCTGCATATCGGAAAACAGCTGCATCATTACAATCTGCAGAAGGACCAGACACAGATACTGCATCAGATTGCAGAATATGCGAGGGCAGAACAACCGGATGCAATCGTGGTCGCAGGCGATATTTATGACAAGGCGGCTCCGTCAGGAGAGGCGGTAGCCATTTTCGATCAGTTTTTAACAGAACTTTCCAGGATACGTCCGCAGATTCCTGTCCTGATCATCAGCGGAAATCATGATTCACCGCGACGGCTGCAGTATGCAAGCTCGATTCTGCAGGACAACCAGATCTATATTGCAGCTGTACCACCGGCAACGCCGCAGGACAGACTGACAAAGGTAACGCTGGAAGATGCTTACGGGGAGGTCTGTTTCTACCTTTTGCCGTTTGTGAAGCCGGGATATGTGCGCCAGGCGCTTGAGGGAGAACGGGCAGACAGTTATGATGAGGCGGTCAGAAAACTGATCAGAAGAGAAGAGATTGATTTTGATAAAAGAAATGTGCTGGTCTCTCATCAGTTTTATACCGCGGGCAGCCATGCCCCTGAACTGAGTGACTCGGAGACGGTTCATGTGGGGGGTATGGATAATGTGGATATCCAGGCAATTACAGGGTTTGACTATGCTGCGCTGGGACATATCCACGGGGCGCAGAAAGTGAAAGAACCATGGGTACGTTACTGCGGGACTTTGCTGAAATACTCTGTCAGTGAATGGAAGCAGGAAAAGGCACTGCTTGAGGTGACTTTGAACCGAAAAGGAGAGGAGCCAGAGTTCCGGACACTTCCGCTGTCGCCGCTGCATGATGTCACACGCAGAAAGGGTACTCTCGCTGAGCTGCTTGAGGAAGAGCGGTGTGAGGATTATGTCAGTGTCACATTGACAGATGAAGGAGAGTTGTATCAGCCCCGTGAACTACTGGAACGTGTATTTCCCCGCATTCTGGAAGTGAAAGCGGAAAACAGCAGGACACGCAGTCTGCTGGATGAAGTGGCCGGGGTGCGTTGGGAACAGGATCCCGGAGCGGCCTTTGCAGGTTTTTTCAGGCAGATGCAGGGTCGTGAGATGACGGAAGAAGAAAACAGGATCATGAGGAGCATACTTGATCGGGCAAAGGAGGAAGTGGTATGA
- a CDS encoding SMC family ATPase — translation MKPVRLVMSAFGSYASETVIDFSNVQQGVFLVTGDTGAGKTTIFDAVTYALYDRTSGQKRDGGMMRSQYADLSARTYVEFTFCYRGEEYTVRRNPEYLREKKRRDADGKRGRTTERAKVELIMPDGSAYEGNKTAVNQKIVDIIGLDVQQFTQMVMIAQGDFLRLLHAQSQERGLIFSRIFDTGIYRRIQDELKKEARESQEELSENKRNVRREMEHAVCPPDFTRQEEWEQELRTELEPDFNLILPMLLEMTDDGVKRMKRLSVYIEENQKKYGQAAAALEAVRAVNQLFEGLKQAEERKRELSERRKAMEELKVRMEAAKKAEKVQFFEQECAQKEATIRRLSTQAVELKSGVVRAKNVADCYKSEPDNLIRLLEGENGSAAKRLWEAVEARMRVSTSQQKAVQNTENCRLMYEKAREEFLQAQAGIMAQNLKEGMQCPVCGSVHHPVKASLPDAAPTQQQTEQYKKALENADRQVRRLEQQLEEARAKEQGIYQEILQEISGMEGQLRQLTDTKRNEEQQLREAQERYLHAVSEAGFKDEKSYRTSLIEKWQLEKMEETLENYRESVIRADEALRFYREQTQDKQWADEAAVSETLKKLKEEKRKLEEESREWYGRNKRNEESQEALKRLARERQGLQKKCDVLTTLSKTANGTLGGSVKLDLETYIQRQFFEQVIRCANRRFVRMTSSQLMLRCREFQNLGTRGQAGLDLDVYSPVTDSTRDVKTLSGGESFLAALSMALGLADVISSTAGAIQMDTMFIDEGFGSLDDEAREQAIAILNELAGADRLVGIISHVSELKEQIDRKLVVSRTAKGSTVRWGL, via the coding sequence ATGAAGCCTGTGAGATTGGTCATGTCTGCATTCGGGTCTTATGCCAGCGAGACAGTCATTGATTTTTCAAACGTGCAGCAGGGAGTTTTTCTGGTCACAGGTGATACGGGAGCAGGGAAAACTACGATATTTGATGCCGTTACGTATGCATTGTATGACCGCACCAGCGGGCAGAAAAGGGACGGCGGCATGATGCGCAGCCAGTATGCGGATCTTTCCGCCAGGACATATGTGGAATTTACGTTCTGTTATCGTGGAGAAGAGTATACAGTCCGGCGGAATCCGGAATATCTGCGGGAAAAAAAGAGAAGAGATGCAGACGGTAAGCGTGGGCGGACGACAGAGCGGGCGAAAGTTGAACTGATCATGCCCGATGGCAGTGCATATGAGGGTAACAAAACGGCGGTTAACCAGAAAATCGTGGATATCATAGGACTGGATGTCCAGCAGTTTACGCAGATGGTCATGATCGCGCAGGGGGATTTTCTGCGCCTTTTGCACGCCCAGTCACAGGAGCGGGGACTTATTTTTTCAAGGATCTTTGATACCGGTATTTACCGGAGAATACAGGATGAGCTGAAGAAGGAAGCCAGGGAGAGCCAGGAAGAGCTTTCAGAGAATAAGAGGAATGTCAGACGGGAGATGGAGCACGCAGTATGCCCGCCGGATTTTACTCGCCAGGAGGAGTGGGAGCAGGAGTTAAGGACGGAGCTGGAACCCGATTTTAATCTGATCCTGCCCATGCTCCTGGAGATGACCGACGACGGAGTTAAGCGGATGAAGCGGTTGTCAGTGTATATTGAGGAAAACCAAAAGAAATACGGGCAGGCGGCCGCTGCACTGGAAGCCGTACGCGCGGTCAATCAGCTGTTTGAAGGCCTGAAACAGGCGGAAGAAAGAAAGCGTGAGCTTTCAGAGAGGCGGAAGGCGATGGAAGAGCTGAAAGTCAGGATGGAGGCAGCGAAAAAGGCAGAAAAAGTACAGTTTTTTGAACAGGAATGCGCACAGAAGGAGGCGACCATCAGGAGACTGTCCACACAGGCGGTCGAGCTTAAGAGCGGTGTCGTGCGGGCAAAAAACGTGGCCGACTGTTATAAATCAGAGCCTGACAATCTGATTCGTCTGCTGGAAGGGGAAAACGGAAGTGCCGCAAAACGCCTGTGGGAGGCAGTGGAGGCGCGGATGAGAGTTTCTACCAGTCAGCAGAAGGCAGTACAAAATACTGAAAACTGCAGGCTGATGTATGAAAAAGCTCGTGAGGAGTTTTTACAGGCACAGGCTGGAATCATGGCACAGAATCTGAAAGAGGGGATGCAATGTCCTGTGTGCGGTTCCGTGCATCATCCTGTCAAGGCGTCCCTGCCTGATGCCGCGCCTACACAGCAGCAGACAGAACAGTATAAAAAGGCGCTGGAAAATGCCGACAGACAAGTACGGCGTCTGGAACAGCAGCTGGAGGAGGCAAGGGCAAAAGAACAGGGAATATACCAGGAAATCCTTCAGGAGATCAGCGGGATGGAAGGCCAGCTAAGACAGCTCACAGATACGAAAAGGAATGAAGAACAGCAGCTGCGGGAGGCGCAGGAACGGTATCTTCATGCTGTTTCAGAAGCAGGATTTAAAGATGAGAAATCATACAGAACCTCGCTGATTGAAAAGTGGCAGCTGGAGAAGATGGAGGAGACACTTGAGAATTACCGGGAATCTGTGATCCGGGCGGATGAAGCCCTGCGCTTTTACCGGGAACAGACGCAGGACAAGCAGTGGGCGGATGAGGCGGCTGTCAGTGAAACGCTTAAAAAACTGAAAGAAGAAAAGCGGAAATTAGAAGAGGAAAGCCGGGAATGGTACGGCAGAAATAAGAGAAATGAAGAATCACAGGAGGCCCTGAAACGCCTGGCGAGAGAACGGCAGGGATTGCAGAAAAAGTGTGATGTGCTGACGACTCTTTCCAAAACGGCGAACGGAACGCTGGGGGGCAGCGTGAAACTCGATCTGGAGACATATATCCAGAGACAGTTTTTTGAACAGGTGATCCGGTGTGCGAACAGGAGATTTGTTCGTATGACATCCAGCCAGCTGATGCTGCGCTGCCGGGAGTTCCAGAATCTGGGGACGAGGGGGCAGGCGGGACTCGACCTGGATGTCTACAGTCCGGTCACGGACAGTACCAGGGATGTCAAGACGCTCTCCGGAGGAGAATCTTTTCTGGCGGCACTTTCCATGGCGCTTGGGCTGGCTGACGTGATCTCAAGCACCGCCGGAGCTATCCAGATGGATACGATGTTTATCGATGAAGGATTTGGATCACTGGATGATGAAGCAAGAGAACAGGCCATTGCCATCCTGAATGAACTGGCAGGTGCGGACCGGCTGGTGGGAATCATTTCTCATGTATCTGAACTGAAAGAACAGATTGACAGGAAGCTCGTGGTTTCACGGACTGCAAAGGGAAGTACGGTGAGGTGGGGGCTGTAA